The Streptomyces sp. NBC_01244 genome contains a region encoding:
- a CDS encoding CoA transferase subunit A has translation MGVRTGVRTGLDKVVADSLEAVADVGRGASVAVGGFGLCGIPGVLIEALRERGVGGLRVVSNNCGVDDWGLGLLLREGLIARMTSSYVGENKEFARQYLSGELEVELVPQGTLAERLRAGGAGIPGFYTPAGVGTQIADGGLPWRYRQDGTVAVASPPKETKTFKDREYLLEEGITTDFALVRAAVGDRHGNLVFHASARNFNPLVAMAGRITVAEVEELVEPGEISPDQVHLPGIFVQRVVGVAADDPAAAKRIERRTTRPRHEESA, from the coding sequence ATGGGTGTGCGGACGGGTGTGCGGACGGGTTTGGACAAGGTGGTCGCAGACTCCTTGGAAGCGGTGGCCGATGTGGGCCGGGGAGCGTCCGTCGCGGTCGGCGGCTTCGGACTGTGCGGGATCCCCGGAGTGCTCATCGAGGCGTTGCGAGAACGTGGTGTGGGCGGCCTGCGGGTGGTGTCGAACAACTGCGGTGTCGATGACTGGGGGCTCGGGCTGCTGTTGCGCGAAGGCCTGATTGCCCGCATGACGAGCTCGTACGTCGGTGAGAACAAGGAGTTCGCCCGCCAGTACCTCAGCGGTGAACTGGAGGTGGAACTGGTGCCGCAGGGGACCCTGGCCGAACGGCTGCGGGCCGGCGGGGCGGGCATACCCGGTTTCTACACCCCTGCCGGCGTGGGCACGCAGATCGCCGATGGCGGTCTGCCGTGGCGCTACCGCCAGGACGGGACCGTCGCCGTGGCGTCGCCGCCGAAGGAGACGAAGACCTTCAAGGACCGCGAGTACCTGCTCGAAGAGGGCATCACCACCGACTTCGCCCTGGTCCGGGCAGCCGTCGGTGACCGACACGGCAATCTCGTCTTCCACGCTTCCGCCCGCAACTTCAACCCGCTCGTGGCCATGGCCGGCCGTATCACCGTGGCCGAGGTGGAGGAGCTGGTCGAGCCGGGCGAGATCTCCCCGGACCAGGTCCATCTGCCCGGCATCTTCGTCCAGCGGGTGGTCGGCGTCGCGGCGGACGATCCTGCGGCGGCCAAGCGCATCGAGCGGCGCACGACGCGTCCGCGCCACGAGGAGAGTGCGTGA
- a CDS encoding ParH-like protein gives MLTGRSRRRLWRRVRALSEGLELPDPFDAETFLALLAERRGRPIEVLPVAVDAAIPCGLLVTTDHADYILCTPGTSALHRQHILVHEAAHLLCGHDRLPTPETPGLRALLPGLSPDLVRRVLGRTVYAEPAEQEAELLASLILHRVLREGPVPGRDHGRAGTLVGSPSRRPERPRV, from the coding sequence ATGCTCACCGGTCGGTCGCGCAGACGCCTGTGGCGGAGGGTTCGCGCCCTCTCTGAAGGGCTGGAACTGCCGGACCCCTTCGACGCCGAGACCTTCCTGGCACTCCTGGCCGAACGGCGCGGCCGCCCGATCGAGGTCCTGCCGGTCGCGGTGGACGCGGCGATCCCGTGCGGTCTGCTGGTGACGACCGACCACGCCGACTACATCCTGTGCACCCCGGGGACCAGCGCACTGCACCGGCAGCACATCCTCGTACACGAGGCGGCCCACCTGCTCTGCGGGCACGATCGGTTACCCACCCCCGAGACGCCGGGCTTACGCGCGCTGCTGCCCGGGCTCTCTCCCGACCTGGTGCGCCGGGTCCTGGGCCGCACCGTGTACGCCGAGCCCGCCGAGCAGGAAGCAGAACTGCTCGCCTCTCTCATCCTGCACCGCGTACTGAGGGAAGGTCCCGTGCCGGGACGGGACCACGGACGGGCCGGAACCCTCGTCGGGTCCCCCTCCCGCCGCCCCGAGCGGCCACGTGTCTGA
- a CDS encoding MAB_1171c family putative transporter: protein MSDLLAYLPAVAALWLGCYELRLLRGGSDSPFAVRYLCRFGFCMAAAMALLAAPTMYLERLWPWLPQLTHLLGREMEMAGLAFLPLTVIEIGLPRPRLPTVRLHIGVTLSAVVLCAVMFLCSGVRTRHGSLLVEGTGAVLLASSDTVFTGYSLWCLAVFLVPVHRFARGLGPGALRTGLRLITASVTVGLVWALWGVSSIVTVAVDNRQSAGLDPVGRTLGLCCLVLGVLGGTAGAWISVTTEVRRWVRTYRTYRALEPLWSALRAVSPGTALDLGWPPARLFSLRRSEFALYRRVIEIRDGYLELRAFVPPDARALSEAALARFPVPPAGRAAMAEAAVIAAALELAGIDPGASGDHGVALAYPVDCSVEEEAAWLVQVAEAFTVTGLVEHMRHRVGRSAVDRTAPRSPTEY, encoded by the coding sequence GTGTCTGACCTGCTCGCGTACCTCCCGGCCGTCGCCGCGCTGTGGCTGGGCTGCTACGAACTGCGTCTGCTGCGGGGCGGAAGCGACTCGCCCTTCGCCGTGCGCTACCTGTGCCGCTTCGGATTCTGCATGGCCGCGGCGATGGCCCTGCTGGCCGCACCGACGATGTACCTGGAGCGGCTGTGGCCGTGGCTCCCGCAGTTGACCCACCTCCTGGGCCGCGAGATGGAGATGGCCGGCCTCGCCTTCCTCCCGCTGACCGTCATCGAAATCGGCCTGCCCCGGCCCCGACTGCCGACCGTACGGCTGCACATCGGCGTCACCCTCTCGGCCGTCGTGCTGTGCGCGGTGATGTTCCTCTGCTCCGGCGTACGCACCCGGCACGGCTCGCTTCTCGTGGAGGGGACCGGAGCGGTGCTCCTCGCCTCCAGCGACACGGTCTTCACCGGCTACAGCCTGTGGTGCCTGGCCGTGTTCCTGGTCCCGGTGCACCGGTTCGCCCGTGGGCTGGGTCCGGGCGCGCTGCGCACGGGCCTGCGACTGATCACGGCCAGCGTCACGGTGGGCCTCGTCTGGGCCCTGTGGGGGGTGTCGTCGATCGTCACCGTGGCCGTGGACAACCGGCAGAGCGCCGGGCTCGACCCGGTGGGCCGTACGCTCGGTCTGTGCTGTCTGGTGCTGGGCGTCCTGGGGGGCACCGCCGGGGCCTGGATCTCCGTCACCACCGAGGTCCGGCGGTGGGTACGGACCTACCGGACCTACCGTGCCCTGGAGCCGCTGTGGTCGGCGTTACGGGCCGTCTCGCCCGGGACGGCCCTGGACCTGGGGTGGCCACCGGCGCGTCTGTTCTCCCTGCGCAGGTCCGAGTTCGCCCTCTATCGCCGGGTGATCGAAATCCGGGACGGCTACCTGGAACTGCGTGCTTTCGTTCCCCCCGACGCCCGCGCACTGTCGGAGGCGGCGCTGGCCCGGTTCCCCGTGCCCCCCGCGGGCCGCGCGGCGATGGCCGAGGCCGCGGTCATCGCCGCCGCACTGGAGCTCGCCGGGATCGACCCCGGCGCCTCCGGGGACCACGGTGTCGCGCTCGCCTACCCGGTCGATTGTTCGGTGGAGGAGGAGGCGGCGTGGCTGGTCCAGGTGGCCGAGGCGTTCACCGTGACCGGGCTCGTGGAGCACATGCGCCACCGGGTGGGGCGCTCGGCAGTCGACCGCACCGCTCCACGATCACCGACGGAGTACTAG
- a CDS encoding LuxR C-terminal-related transcriptional regulator, with product MTIPAPSSVKNARPAAACPPAAFPADMVGRDAEIAALAALLADPSTPGVLLTGVPGAGKTRLAAEAAAAYRTSTGATTVRVETAAEPSTAEPSADGTDSTLDLLAGLIAGRDPGGPRPLLLVDDLDRSDHHRLLRACAVGSVVVLGTARQPPAAHGLVPFPVDPLPVPLDCSALDLGALARVPSVQVYLACLRTINPAFSLQLHNQQVIARTCVEVGGNPGALCRTARVAALESPEVAWASLGDRTVPSPFHAEDRDPAAAPGGDPRGAPPRAADGTPIRLLAHCQVFSGGFGPEALRQITGVAPEEFSSALETLLRGHLLTASTLPSGRLDGTARFRLRLPPDGPARRLPPPEDSAARLAHARYYAALARAAADRIISGQQRSGLIAFWSEERNLRTALETLLRHGLTGEALDLVDGIRVHWRATGGWSTWAEGRPRPDPSWTAIGHRDRIRVDLLLGEAGILAGQPEAATDLLDRITADAAQAAGLSARVTRLRALCVLDADPYRGAALLLEAADRHRSDGDRHEARYVSLEAALAGFRLGDTAAAAATALEVLAAAQQGRDTLAAGTALLHLAVFAAAEGRAQATAHYCERALSALRALGPPAVLGAIATTLGSPALPDVVERAIGTARGLGAFHTWRGAFSEEAGTPDFAMARLEEPVRELLGEAAFSRALVEGSKVSLPDLLASLVPAPAPPATAPTGPLPPDTRTRIEPLTPRQTEVSRLVAAGLSNRQIAHRLAISEWTVVNHIRDTMKKLGCSSRVEIASWMHHSGLRPSPQPPLFLRTAFPPSAPALSGPTLIPS from the coding sequence TTGACGATCCCCGCGCCCTCATCTGTGAAGAACGCCCGCCCGGCCGCCGCATGCCCACCCGCCGCGTTCCCCGCCGACATGGTCGGACGCGACGCCGAGATCGCCGCGCTGGCGGCGCTGCTGGCGGATCCGTCGACCCCCGGAGTGCTGCTGACCGGTGTCCCGGGCGCGGGCAAGACGCGGCTCGCGGCCGAGGCGGCGGCCGCGTACCGCACGTCGACCGGCGCCACCACCGTGCGCGTGGAGACCGCGGCCGAGCCATCCACGGCCGAGCCCTCCGCAGACGGCACGGACAGCACGCTCGACCTTCTCGCCGGCCTCATCGCCGGCCGGGACCCGGGAGGGCCCCGGCCGCTCCTGCTCGTCGACGACCTCGACCGCTCGGACCACCACCGGCTGCTGCGGGCCTGCGCGGTCGGGTCCGTCGTGGTTCTCGGCACGGCCCGCCAGCCCCCCGCGGCCCACGGCCTCGTCCCCTTCCCGGTGGACCCGCTGCCCGTGCCGCTCGACTGCTCGGCGCTCGATCTCGGCGCACTGGCGCGCGTTCCCTCCGTGCAGGTGTACCTCGCCTGCCTGCGCACGATCAACCCCGCGTTCTCCCTCCAACTGCACAATCAGCAGGTCATCGCCCGGACCTGCGTCGAAGTGGGCGGCAACCCCGGCGCGCTCTGCCGCACCGCGCGGGTCGCCGCACTGGAGAGCCCCGAGGTGGCGTGGGCCTCGCTCGGCGACCGGACCGTCCCGTCCCCGTTCCACGCCGAGGACCGCGACCCCGCCGCGGCGCCGGGTGGCGATCCGCGCGGCGCCCCTCCCCGGGCCGCCGACGGGACGCCGATCCGCCTGCTGGCCCACTGCCAGGTGTTCAGCGGCGGCTTCGGCCCCGAGGCGCTGCGCCAGATCACGGGCGTCGCGCCGGAGGAGTTCTCCTCGGCGCTGGAGACCCTGCTGCGCGGCCATCTGCTCACCGCCTCCACCCTGCCGTCCGGCCGCCTGGACGGCACGGCCCGGTTCCGGCTGCGGCTGCCCCCGGACGGACCCGCGCGCCGGCTCCCGCCGCCCGAGGACTCCGCGGCCCGGCTGGCGCACGCCCGCTACTACGCGGCCCTGGCCCGCGCCGCCGCCGACCGGATCATCTCGGGGCAGCAGCGCTCGGGCCTGATCGCCTTCTGGAGCGAGGAACGCAACCTCCGCACGGCACTGGAGACGCTGCTCCGGCACGGCCTGACCGGCGAGGCGCTCGACCTCGTCGACGGCATCCGCGTCCACTGGCGGGCAACGGGCGGCTGGAGCACCTGGGCCGAAGGGCGCCCCCGCCCCGACCCGTCGTGGACCGCGATCGGCCACCGCGACCGGATCCGCGTCGACCTGCTGCTCGGCGAGGCGGGCATCCTGGCGGGCCAGCCCGAGGCCGCCACGGACCTGTTGGACCGGATCACGGCGGACGCCGCCCAAGCCGCAGGGCTGTCCGCGCGGGTGACGCGGCTGCGGGCCCTGTGCGTCCTGGACGCCGACCCGTACCGCGGCGCCGCCCTGCTCCTCGAGGCGGCCGACCGGCACCGGTCCGACGGCGACCGCCACGAGGCCCGCTACGTGTCGCTGGAGGCCGCACTCGCGGGTTTCCGTCTCGGCGACACGGCGGCCGCGGCGGCCACCGCGCTGGAGGTGCTGGCCGCGGCCCAGCAGGGGCGCGACACGCTCGCCGCCGGTACCGCCCTGCTCCACCTGGCCGTCTTCGCGGCCGCGGAGGGACGCGCGCAGGCCACGGCGCACTACTGCGAGCGGGCCCTGTCGGCCCTGCGCGCCCTGGGGCCGCCGGCCGTCCTGGGCGCCATCGCCACCACGCTGGGCAGTCCCGCCCTGCCCGACGTCGTCGAACGCGCCATCGGCACCGCCCGCGGCTTGGGCGCCTTCCACACCTGGCGCGGCGCCTTCTCGGAGGAGGCGGGCACGCCCGACTTCGCCATGGCCCGGCTGGAGGAGCCGGTGCGCGAGCTGCTGGGCGAGGCCGCCTTCTCCCGTGCCCTGGTCGAGGGTTCCAAAGTGTCGCTCCCGGACCTTCTGGCCTCCCTGGTCCCGGCCCCCGCCCCTCCCGCCACCGCGCCCACGGGCCCCTTACCCCCGGACACCCGAACCCGGATCGAGCCACTGACGCCGCGCCAGACCGAGGTTTCGCGCCTGGTGGCGGCCGGTCTGAGCAACCGGCAGATCGCCCACCGGCTGGCGATCTCGGAGTGGACCGTGGTCAACCACATCCGGGACACGATGAAGAAGCTGGGCTGTTCCTCCCGAGTGGAGATAGCGAGCTGGATGCACCACTCCGGCCTGCGCCCGTCACCGCAACCACCCCTGTTCCTCCGCACGGCCTTTCCTCCGTCCGCCCCCGCCCTGTCCGGACCGACGCTCATCCCGTCCTAG
- a CDS encoding helix-turn-helix domain-containing protein — MAETEPTPSSLSRKIDGLFRLARRPDGLPFSNEEVATACREATGVSFSTTYLWQLRTGRRNNPTKRHLEALADHFEVPVAYFFDDEHGAKIAAEIELLGALRDAGVRSVALRAVGLSSEALGTVSDLIDVIAVREAARRRARGAGEAPSAGEPGDDRA, encoded by the coding sequence GTGGCCGAAACGGAGCCCACGCCTTCGTCACTGAGTCGGAAGATCGACGGACTTTTCCGGCTCGCCCGCAGGCCCGACGGCCTGCCGTTCAGCAATGAGGAGGTCGCCACCGCGTGCCGGGAGGCCACCGGGGTGTCCTTCTCGACCACGTACCTGTGGCAGTTGCGCACCGGGCGCAGGAACAACCCGACCAAGCGCCATCTGGAGGCCCTGGCCGACCACTTCGAGGTCCCGGTCGCCTACTTCTTCGACGACGAGCACGGTGCGAAGATCGCCGCGGAGATCGAACTCCTCGGCGCCCTGCGGGACGCCGGGGTGCGCAGTGTGGCACTGCGTGCGGTGGGGCTCTCCTCCGAGGCGCTCGGCACCGTCAGCGACCTCATCGACGTGATCGCCGTCCGTGAGGCGGCCCGCCGGCGGGCCCGGGGCGCGGGGGAGGCCCCGTCCGCGGGGGAACCCGGCGACGACCGGGCCTGA
- a CDS encoding 2OG-Fe(II) oxygenase family protein, which produces MELTWSTDDFAVFDDFLAPEVAAALWEQLRTEDYHFVHGRRDGAWNKVYGLLDGSPLSGPGTLNDPEGHFTGLFADHAPHPSGGATDAVVKQLAEEAPRIEPWTGRFGTDWHAFTCRPFLYPQGSGLAWHDDSGDRAASFVLYVHPEWQASWGAELLVSSGTPGSRSADQNAHLTSRVGHYLAPHPNRLVVLRSGVPHMIKKVEPHAGDRVRGSVAGFFLRRPADRPQ; this is translated from the coding sequence ATGGAACTGACCTGGAGCACGGATGACTTCGCCGTCTTCGACGACTTCCTCGCCCCAGAGGTCGCAGCCGCGCTGTGGGAGCAACTGCGCACCGAGGACTACCACTTCGTCCACGGACGCCGGGACGGGGCGTGGAACAAGGTCTACGGGCTGCTGGACGGCAGTCCCCTCAGCGGGCCCGGCACGTTGAACGACCCGGAAGGCCACTTCACGGGACTCTTCGCCGACCACGCTCCGCACCCGTCCGGCGGGGCGACCGACGCCGTGGTGAAGCAACTGGCCGAGGAGGCACCCCGCATCGAGCCGTGGACCGGGCGGTTCGGAACGGACTGGCACGCCTTCACCTGCCGCCCCTTCCTCTACCCGCAGGGCTCCGGACTGGCCTGGCACGACGACTCCGGCGACCGGGCCGCCTCGTTCGTGCTCTACGTGCACCCCGAGTGGCAGGCCTCCTGGGGCGCCGAACTGCTCGTCTCCAGCGGAACACCCGGGTCGCGGTCCGCCGACCAGAACGCCCACCTCACCTCGCGGGTCGGTCACTACCTCGCCCCGCACCCCAACCGGCTGGTCGTCCTGCGGTCGGGCGTACCGCACATGATCAAGAAGGTGGAGCCGCACGCCGGGGACCGGGTACGGGGCTCCGTGGCGGGCTTCTTCCTGCGCCGACCCGCCGATCGGCCGCAGTGA
- a CDS encoding B12-binding domain-containing radical SAM protein, whose translation MRVLLLYANPHQVLPVGPYGLEILRAAITESGLPVEVSVCNPFLESLDHTGLLTEVLDRARPDLVALSIRNIDNAVVACDTAAGADGRWIDVVDYLAPISELTATLRAWDPGLPVVAGGAAFTSCPVEVMDRLGLDFGLTGPGETAFTALLARVVADGGTRGVRQVVAETLSTLPGGLVRAADGALGPGLRPRPDVVSRPTTALPRIAPEYVLFAKARGIPTALRSHAGCPLRCSYCVDPLNVGRVDARPAHAVAAEAEHYVEQYGLTHFHLAAPEVNLPYEGALTEVCEALAGSRHGEVISWHGYFNVRPFSERLMDALIRSRCVRPSFSVDAFDDRMLRGHHKNYRMSDVEDTFGLLLRRRPEWMDVQIGVLLGQPGETAATLDNAIRHIRRLADRGVSVGYSCGLRVYPHTPLARTPLDPRHLYRANGPLSPTGGAGPRTVSAADLLTPLVYCEPMPPRELAAHLSDRLSDCPGVTFIDEGPVKEARQPDWLRPLNVATVHLAHGRSGPAAEMLRLVLGSADARAAGMTQRLLREAAARPPVPVGTGGLQTAGA comes from the coding sequence GTGCGCGTCCTCCTGCTCTACGCAAACCCCCACCAGGTCCTGCCGGTCGGCCCGTACGGACTGGAGATCCTGCGGGCCGCGATCACCGAAAGCGGACTGCCGGTCGAGGTGTCCGTGTGCAACCCGTTCCTCGAATCGCTCGACCACACCGGCCTGTTGACCGAGGTCCTCGACCGGGCCCGGCCCGACCTCGTCGCACTGTCTATCCGCAACATCGACAACGCCGTGGTCGCCTGCGACACGGCGGCCGGCGCGGACGGGCGCTGGATCGACGTGGTGGACTATCTGGCGCCCATCTCCGAGCTGACCGCCACGCTGCGCGCCTGGGACCCCGGCCTGCCGGTGGTGGCGGGCGGCGCGGCCTTCACCTCCTGCCCGGTGGAGGTGATGGACCGGCTCGGACTGGACTTCGGCCTCACCGGTCCCGGTGAGACCGCGTTCACCGCCCTGCTGGCGCGCGTGGTCGCCGACGGCGGTACACGGGGCGTGCGGCAGGTGGTCGCCGAGACGCTGTCCACGCTCCCCGGCGGGCTGGTGCGCGCCGCCGACGGAGCCCTGGGGCCCGGCCTGCGGCCGCGGCCCGACGTGGTGTCCCGGCCCACCACCGCGCTGCCGCGGATCGCACCGGAGTACGTGCTCTTCGCCAAGGCCCGGGGCATCCCCACCGCGCTGCGCAGCCACGCGGGCTGCCCGCTGCGCTGCTCGTACTGCGTCGATCCGCTGAACGTCGGCAGGGTGGACGCACGCCCCGCCCACGCCGTCGCCGCCGAGGCGGAACACTACGTCGAGCAGTACGGATTGACCCACTTCCATCTGGCCGCCCCCGAGGTCAACCTCCCCTACGAGGGGGCGCTGACCGAGGTGTGCGAGGCCCTGGCCGGAAGCCGCCACGGCGAAGTGATCAGCTGGCACGGCTACTTCAACGTGAGGCCGTTCTCCGAGCGGCTGATGGACGCCTTGATCCGGTCCCGCTGCGTGCGTCCGAGTTTCTCGGTGGACGCCTTCGACGACCGGATGCTGCGCGGGCACCACAAGAACTACCGGATGTCCGACGTCGAGGACACCTTCGGTCTGTTGCTGCGGCGTCGGCCGGAGTGGATGGACGTTCAGATCGGGGTGCTGTTGGGCCAGCCCGGCGAGACGGCCGCCACCCTGGACAACGCGATCCGCCACATCCGCCGACTGGCCGACCGGGGCGTGTCGGTGGGCTATTCCTGCGGGCTCCGGGTCTACCCGCACACCCCGCTGGCCCGCACCCCTCTCGACCCACGGCACCTGTACCGGGCGAACGGGCCGCTCTCCCCGACCGGTGGCGCCGGTCCCCGTACCGTCTCCGCGGCCGACTTGCTGACACCGCTGGTGTACTGCGAGCCGATGCCGCCCCGGGAGCTGGCGGCCCACCTATCCGACCGGCTGTCCGACTGCCCCGGAGTGACCTTCATCGACGAGGGGCCGGTGAAGGAGGCCCGGCAGCCTGACTGGCTGCGCCCCCTCAACGTGGCCACCGTGCACCTCGCGCACGGCCGTTCGGGGCCCGCGGCCGAGATGCTGCGGCTGGTGCTGGGCTCGGCCGACGCGCGGGCGGCGGGCATGACGCAGCGACTGCTCCGGGAGGCGGCCGCACGGCCACCCGTCCCGGTGGGCACCGGGGGACTCCAGACCGCCGGAGCCTGA